The DNA window GTTAACCCCTAAAATCCTTAGTTCCTCTTGTACTTGATGGTTAAAGTTTTTCTTCTCAAGCCTTCCTGAGAAGAACGGCATAACTTCGGTTTTCAAGGTGTGTCGCCTTTGAGCTACTGTTTGTTTCGGTGGTTGATTACCCTTTCTATGTTTATAATTGTAACATAAAAGCCGCTCTGGAAGGAAGTTGATCTAAACCCAATTTCCCTGACAAATCTATATTTTTACCATAACTGAAAACCTAAAAAGAAGTAACTCGCCTTGATTGTAGCACTATTGTTTGTCGTTGACTCGAAAGTTCTCCAGTTGGCTAGACTCTTAACACCGTTTGTGGGACCCAATGAAATTCATATTAAATTAACGTTAAACTTTTATCCAAAAACCAGCCATGAGCTATTACCCATCCGTTGGTCTATCCCTCATCTCTGGAGGGCTATTAACCCTTTATAGTATCGGTTTGAGCGTTGTTTTGCCTGCACAAGCGACTCCCTTAGAGGCTCAAACTGTTCAGTTTGAACAGAGAACAGAATCCGTCCCCTTGTCCTTGGCAATCACCGATGTTGTCCAACTGGTAGTTGAAAATAACACAGAAGTCAAAAATGCCTATCTCGATCGCATTGCTCAACGTCAAGATCTGGCCGTTGCTGAAGATAAATTTAACCCCAATCTTACCCCTCGTATTTTACTCAATGCTCGTCGAGGATCGACTGGCCCCATTATCACTCAAAGTGAAGGGTTAGATATCGGTGCCTCCCTGAATACTCAGCTTCCCATCGGTACGGAAATCACCCTTGACTGGAGAACTGTGCGCCGTTTAGAGCGACAATTTGCTTCCACTACTCCGTTGGATCAAAGGGCATTAAATCATCAGGTTGAATTACAATTGAGACAGCCCTTATTACGACGCTCAGGAGTCGCAGTTAATCAAGCTTCGGTTGAGCGTGCCCGATTAACGAATCGAGTGCAGATTTTACAAGTGAAATCTACATTAATCGATCGAGTGACTGATTCTATTTTGCGTTACCGTACACTCTTTCAACGTCAACAACAACTGGAAATTGCCCAATTAACCCTAGCGAACTCTCGTCGTCGTCTGGAAGTGACAGAAGCTTTAATTGAGGCAGGAAAACTCCCCCCAGTAGAACGGATTCAAGGAGCGGCAGATGTAGCGAATCAAGAATTGAGTGTTTTAAATGCTAAAAATGCCCTGGACGAAGCTCGATTAGACTTATTGAATTTATTAGAACTCGATCAAGATTTAGCGATCGCGGCTCAAGCTCCCACCCTCCAAGATCAACCGATATTAGAAGCGGAACAGTTAGTGTCCATAGCCCTAGAAAACAATCCCACTTACTTACAAGCTCAATTGACTCAGAAAATTGCCAACTATACTTTAATTGAAGCCGCCGACGATCGTCGTTGGGATTTGGATTTAGAAGCGGATTATAATTTTCAACCCAGTAATTTGGTTGAGACTCGATCTGATCTAACTCTAGGGTTAACTTTGAGTAAAACCTGGGGAGATTTGCAGCCCGAACAGCGCTTTCAACAAAGCCAAGTGAATGTGACCAAAGCTGAAAACACCCTAGGTCAAATCTATTCAAGCTTGAATATTGACTTGAATAATCTGATCCGTGAAATTCAACTGACCTGGAAAGAGGTGCAGCAATCTCGATCCAGGACTCAATTGGTGGCAGAGCAATTAGCAGCGGAAGAAGAGAAGCTCAGTCTGGGTCTTGACAATACTTCGCTAACTGATATTATTAATTTTCAAAATCAATTAGCTCAAGCCCAACAAAATGAATTGGGGGTTTTAATAGAGTACCTCAATGCCTTAACTCAGTTAGATCAGAGTCTGGGAATAACCCTAGAGAAGTGGAATTTAAACCTGGAAATTGAGTAATCTCTCATAGGATTTCAGGGCAAATCTTTCCCCTCTCTCTGAATAGGAGTCATAAAGTTTCAAGCTAAGTCTGTGCGATTGTCAATCCCAGGGAGAAGTGATAGGATAAACACACAGACAAGAATCTAGACTTTACCCTATTCTCAATTACGGAACTGTCTAGTTCCACCCGTCATGTCCACTGAAGTGCAAGTTAATAAAAATCAATCATCAGATTCCGTCGAAAAGTTCTGAAGTGTAAGCCTAATTTAGGAAAAGAGGGATTTCAGAATGGAGAGATGGGAGAGGGAGAACCAGCGATGAATCGTCTATTCAATCAGATTATAAGCCTGAAATTTAAAGCCAGTTATTTGATCATTAATGATCGCTTCTTAATAACGGGTGCTGATGATAATATGGCGGATATTCTTCCTCAAATGACTCTAGCTCTCGGTGTCGATGTGAGAGAAATATTCCCGTTTTTAAGCTCTGTTCATTTAGGAGAATTGATCGAGAATCAATCGGTAGAGAGAGAAGGAAATTTAGAAGGAGTTGACCTAAAGGTAACGCTGAGGGCTAATTGGGAAGAAGAACGCCCAACGTCTCAATACTTAGTGTTGATTGAAGATCGGACTCAATTCTATAAGGAGCAGGAAGAACGGCAGAAACAAGCCGAAGGCGATCGCCTCTTGCGAGCAATGATTGAGATTATTCGCCAATCTGTCGCCCTAGAAGAAATTCTGCAATCGACAGTTGATCGAGTGCAAACCCTATTGGGCATAGACCGAGCCTTCATCTACTATTTTAATCCAGATTGGAGCGGTACAGTCGTCGTCGAAGCACTCCATTCTAGCTGTCATTCTATCCTGGATCAGCCCATTGAACAGTCTTACACCAAAGATCAAGTCACCTTCTATCAACAAGGAAAATTCAGCCAAATTGACAATTTAGAAACGGCTGAACTTCGAGATAAAGACCGCAAATACCTGAGTCAACTTCAGGTGCGATCGCAACTAGTCTTTCCCATTCAACTGGGAATCCCCTTAACTATCCCGATCCAAAATACCCCCTTTCCATCCAATCAGTCTAATTTACCGATCGCCTCCCATCACTACCACCTGTGCGATACCTATCTCTGGGGACTCCTAATCGTCCATCAATGCCATCAGCCTCGAAACTGGCAACCCTGGGAAACCCAACTGCTCAAAGACATGAGCAGCCAA is part of the Roseofilum reptotaenium CS-1145 genome and encodes:
- a CDS encoding TolC family protein, encoding MSYYPSVGLSLISGGLLTLYSIGLSVVLPAQATPLEAQTVQFEQRTESVPLSLAITDVVQLVVENNTEVKNAYLDRIAQRQDLAVAEDKFNPNLTPRILLNARRGSTGPIITQSEGLDIGASLNTQLPIGTEITLDWRTVRRLERQFASTTPLDQRALNHQVELQLRQPLLRRSGVAVNQASVERARLTNRVQILQVKSTLIDRVTDSILRYRTLFQRQQQLEIAQLTLANSRRRLEVTEALIEAGKLPPVERIQGAADVANQELSVLNAKNALDEARLDLLNLLELDQDLAIAAQAPTLQDQPILEAEQLVSIALENNPTYLQAQLTQKIANYTLIEAADDRRWDLDLEADYNFQPSNLVETRSDLTLGLTLSKTWGDLQPEQRFQQSQVNVTKAENTLGQIYSSLNIDLNNLIREIQLTWKEVQQSRSRTQLVAEQLAAEEEKLSLGLDNTSLTDIINFQNQLAQAQQNELGVLIEYLNALTQLDQSLGITLEKWNLNLEIE
- a CDS encoding sensor domain-containing diguanylate cyclase, with the protein product MNRLFNQIISLKFKASYLIINDRFLITGADDNMADILPQMTLALGVDVREIFPFLSSVHLGELIENQSVEREGNLEGVDLKVTLRANWEEERPTSQYLVLIEDRTQFYKEQEERQKQAEGDRLLRAMIEIIRQSVALEEILQSTVDRVQTLLGIDRAFIYYFNPDWSGTVVVEALHSSCHSILDQPIEQSYTKDQVTFYQQGKFSQIDNLETAELRDKDRKYLSQLQVRSQLVFPIQLGIPLTIPIQNTPFPSNQSNLPIASHHYHLCDTYLWGLLIVHQCHQPRNWQPWETQLLKDMSSQLSIAIQQSQLYEQLKEANQELKQLSASDSLTQLFNRRRFDQVLQKEWRRLARERSPLGLILCDIDYFRLYNEAYGYLSGDFCLQLLADAVRQALKRPADLVARYGPEEFAVLLPHTDLSGSFHVAHMIQNNVINLDLEHKTSPVASTVTLSIGVAALVPHVDTQPQFLLELTRYVLDQAKRNGHNQIVVANSSVLLDF